A single Tenacibaculum sp. Bg11-29 DNA region contains:
- a CDS encoding MotA/TolQ/ExbB proton channel family protein, with the protein MIANFQEQTELLEEVTKEKTLSIYNLIIDGGVGGQVIIAILFVLLAVALYIYFERFFAIKAASKVDENFMNQIRDHVTNGKLESAKALCENTDSPTARLIGKGVSRIGKPLEDINKAIENAGKLEVYQLERNVSVVATIAGAAPMIGFLGTVIGMIVAIHEIANSGGQIDIKLLSDGLYTAMTTTVGGLIVGIIAYIAYNHLVVRTDKVVYQMEAKSVEFLDLLNEPV; encoded by the coding sequence ATGATAGCTAATTTTCAAGAACAAACAGAGTTGCTAGAAGAAGTAACAAAAGAAAAAACATTATCAATTTATAATTTAATTATAGATGGTGGTGTTGGAGGACAAGTTATAATTGCGATTTTATTTGTGTTATTAGCGGTAGCACTTTATATTTATTTTGAACGTTTTTTCGCTATTAAAGCAGCCTCTAAAGTTGATGAAAACTTCATGAACCAAATAAGAGATCATGTAACTAATGGTAAGTTAGAAAGTGCAAAAGCATTATGTGAAAACACAGATTCACCAACGGCAAGATTAATTGGTAAAGGGGTTTCAAGAATAGGAAAGCCGTTAGAAGATATTAACAAGGCAATAGAAAATGCAGGAAAATTAGAGGTATATCAATTAGAAAGAAATGTTTCAGTAGTAGCAACAATTGCTGGTGCTGCACCGATGATTGGTTTTTTAGGTACTGTAATTGGAATGATAGTTGCTATACATGAAATAGCAAATTCAGGAGGACAAATAGATATAAAGCTACTGTCAGATGGGTTGTATACTGCAATGACAACAACTGTAGGAGGTTTAATTGTAGGTATTATTGCCTATATTGCTTATAATCACTTAGTCGTTCGTACAGATAAAGTTGTATATCAAATGGAAGCCAAATCTGTAGAGTTTTTAGATTTGTTAAATGAACCTGTATAA
- a CDS encoding energy transducer TonB, with protein MLVLNTEHKRKSAIITAIILMLLVVGVFNYGMTYLDPPIEYGLAINFGISEVGSGEPVQNTKKQAAQEQQEETVKEQVKETSQETIQEEVITDDSAKNVPAIEKAEEEKKEVKETPKKIIKEQKPKPSKQTTDALNSLLNGASKDGATKGEGDDNKEGVKGNENGNSNSNKYYGNSGSGSGGNYNLAGRKALSKPIKKPNCEEEGTVVVNIEVNQNGKVIKAQVGGVKGSTSSAACLEKAAKEAALKTRWNADGKAPSKQRGTIIYKFSLSQ; from the coding sequence ATGTTAGTTTTAAATACAGAACATAAACGTAAATCAGCAATTATCACTGCTATTATTCTAATGCTTTTGGTAGTTGGGGTGTTTAACTATGGAATGACGTATCTAGATCCACCAATTGAATACGGACTAGCAATTAATTTTGGAATCTCCGAAGTAGGTAGTGGAGAACCTGTGCAGAATACCAAAAAACAAGCTGCACAAGAGCAACAAGAAGAAACTGTTAAAGAGCAAGTAAAAGAAACTTCACAAGAGACTATTCAAGAAGAAGTAATCACTGATGATAGTGCTAAAAATGTTCCTGCTATAGAGAAAGCAGAAGAAGAAAAGAAAGAAGTAAAAGAAACGCCTAAAAAAATAATAAAAGAACAAAAACCAAAGCCATCAAAACAAACAACGGATGCTCTAAATAGTCTTTTAAATGGTGCCTCTAAAGACGGTGCAACGAAAGGAGAAGGAGATGATAACAAAGAAGGTGTAAAAGGTAATGAGAATGGAAATTCGAATTCTAATAAATATTACGGTAATTCAGGAAGTGGATCTGGGGGTAATTATAATTTAGCAGGAAGAAAAGCATTATCTAAGCCTATAAAAAAACCAAATTGTGAAGAAGAGGGTACTGTTGTGGTAAATATTGAAGTTAACCAAAACGGAAAAGTTATTAAAGCTCAGGTTGGTGGTGTAAAAGGAAGTACTAGCTCTGCTGCATGTTTAGAGAAAGCTGCTAAAGAAGCTGCTTTAAAAACAAGATGGAATGCAGATGGTAAAGCCCCATCAAAACAAAGAGGAACAATTATCTACAAGTTCTCTTTGTCTCAATAG
- a CDS encoding biopolymer transporter ExbD has protein sequence MNLKGRNKVDPSFNMSSMTDIVFLLLIFFMLTSTLVTVSAIDVLLPKAGGKTENNTAVAVSITDKSSFYIDKTKVSEVNLERTILTKVGADKKKTVVIRGDQNAPYKNVMKIIDIANRNKLKMILAVKGK, from the coding sequence ATGAATTTAAAAGGAAGAAATAAAGTTGATCCAAGTTTTAATATGTCGTCTATGACGGATATTGTTTTCTTATTATTAATCTTTTTTATGTTAACATCAACATTAGTTACAGTGAGCGCAATTGATGTGTTATTACCAAAAGCAGGAGGGAAAACAGAAAATAATACAGCAGTAGCTGTTAGTATAACTGACAAATCTTCTTTTTATATTGATAAAACAAAAGTAAGCGAAGTTAATTTAGAAAGAACGATACTTACAAAAGTAGGAGCAGATAAAAAGAAAACGGTAGTAATTAGAGGAGATCAAAATGCGCCATATAAAAATGTGATGAAAATTATAGATATCGCAAATAGAAATAAATTAAAAATGATTTTAGCTGTTAAAGGTAAATAA
- the nhaB gene encoding sodium/proton antiporter NhaB produces the protein MFKNFLGNSPKWFKMTMIGFLIFNIFSLFILGKTITAWLFIGEFIFTLAMALKCYPLQSGGLLAIEAIALGLTTPKNAYHEVSQNLEVILLLVFMVAGIYFMKPLLMFIFSKVFTKIKSKVLLSLLFVFLSALLSAFLDALTVTAVLISVAVGFYGVYHKIHSSAKDYNEDGILDRDELSGETLEQFRSFLRSLIMHGVVGTALGGVCTLVGEPQNLLIGERLGWDFIEFFKQMAPITIPVLFAGMATTVVLELTGWFSFGAKLPKIAASIIEKYTEEEDSKRTDKEKYGLIVQATSAILLIAGLALHIAPVGFIGLALIIVQTAFMGMIDEHQLGPAFEEALPFTGLLVVFFVIVAMIHDQHLFTPIIAWALDQDPASQPGLFYLANGVLSAISDNVFVATVYIGEVQEAFKNGVITREHFEKLAIAINTGTNLPSVATPNGQAAFLFLLTSSLAPLINLSYGKMVKMALPYTIVLGTLGYVMVKFVLG, from the coding sequence ATGTTTAAAAATTTTTTAGGTAATAGTCCGAAATGGTTTAAAATGACCATGATTGGTTTTTTAATTTTCAATATATTTTCGTTGTTCATATTAGGAAAAACAATTACGGCATGGCTTTTTATAGGGGAGTTTATTTTTACTCTGGCAATGGCTTTAAAATGTTACCCATTACAATCGGGGGGCTTATTAGCTATAGAAGCAATAGCATTAGGATTAACGACACCGAAAAATGCATATCATGAAGTTAGTCAGAACTTAGAAGTAATATTACTTTTAGTGTTTATGGTGGCTGGGATTTATTTTATGAAACCTTTATTAATGTTTATTTTTAGTAAAGTATTCACTAAAATAAAATCAAAAGTTCTTTTATCATTATTATTTGTTTTCTTATCAGCATTATTATCGGCTTTCTTAGATGCATTAACGGTAACAGCAGTATTAATTAGCGTTGCAGTTGGTTTTTATGGAGTGTATCATAAAATTCATTCGAGTGCAAAAGATTATAACGAAGATGGAATTTTAGATAGAGATGAATTAAGTGGAGAAACACTAGAGCAATTTCGTAGCTTTTTGCGTAGTTTAATAATGCATGGTGTTGTAGGTACGGCGCTAGGAGGTGTATGTACTTTAGTTGGTGAACCTCAAAATTTATTAATAGGAGAACGCTTAGGTTGGGATTTTATAGAATTCTTTAAGCAAATGGCTCCAATTACGATTCCTGTATTATTTGCAGGTATGGCAACTACAGTTGTTCTTGAACTTACGGGATGGTTTAGTTTTGGTGCTAAGTTGCCTAAAATAGCTGCAAGTATAATTGAAAAATATACAGAAGAAGAAGATAGTAAACGTACAGATAAAGAAAAGTATGGTTTAATAGTACAAGCTACTTCTGCTATATTGTTAATTGCAGGTTTAGCATTACATATTGCACCTGTTGGTTTTATTGGTTTAGCTTTAATTATTGTTCAAACGGCATTTATGGGGATGATTGATGAGCATCAATTAGGACCAGCGTTTGAAGAGGCATTACCCTTTACAGGTTTGTTAGTGGTATTTTTTGTAATTGTAGCAATGATTCATGATCAACATTTATTCACACCAATAATAGCTTGGGCACTAGATCAAGATCCAGCTTCACAACCAGGGTTATTTTACCTTGCAAACGGTGTATTATCAGCAATAAGTGACAATGTTTTTGTTGCAACGGTTTACATAGGTGAAGTACAAGAAGCTTTTAAAAATGGAGTTATTACTAGAGAGCATTTTGAAAAATTAGCAATTGCTATTAACACAGGTACAAATTTACCAAGTGTAGCTACGCCAAATGGTCAAGCTGCATTTTTATTCTTATTGACATCATCATTAGCACCATTAATAAATTTATCATATGGTAAAATGGTGAAAATGGCATTACCATATACTATAGTTTTAGGAACATTAGGGTATGTTATGGTGAAATTTGTGTTAGGATAA